A stretch of the Terriglobales bacterium genome encodes the following:
- a CDS encoding carboxymuconolactone decarboxylase family protein — protein sequence MPARIENYAKLSAAQSRALFQLQTEVNKSGIDPTILELIKIRASQINGCAYCIDMHTIDARAHGETEQRIYALNAWEEGPFFSERERAALALTEAMTRISDTHVPDSVYDHVREHFSEQEVVNLAWAIIAINSWNRLAITFRAQPGNYKPQAAKAS from the coding sequence ATGCCCGCTCGCATCGAAAATTACGCCAAGCTTTCCGCGGCTCAGTCTCGCGCCCTATTTCAACTCCAGACCGAAGTAAATAAGTCCGGCATCGATCCAACCATTCTTGAGCTGATCAAAATCCGTGCTTCGCAGATCAACGGCTGTGCGTACTGCATTGACATGCACACAATCGACGCGCGTGCGCACGGCGAAACCGAACAGCGAATTTATGCCCTCAATGCATGGGAAGAAGGGCCGTTCTTCAGCGAACGTGAGCGCGCGGCGCTGGCACTCACTGAAGCGATGACGCGCATTTCCGATACTCACGTCCCTGACTCCGTCTACGACCATGTTCGAGAGCACTTCAGCGAACAAGAGGTCGTGAACCTTGCCTGGGCGATCATCGCGATCAACTCGTGGAACCGCCTTGCCATCACCTTCCGCGCGCAGCCTGGTAATTACAAACCTCAAGCCGCCAAAGCCAGCTAG